The genomic DNA ACTAGCTCCCGAACCGAAAAGGCCGTTGTTCTCACAGTGACCCAGTCTCGTACGCATGAACCTTACTCCACTATAAATCTCGATAGTCACGATGCCAGGTCCGTTACTAGTACCTACAGACGAGATGCACGAGCGATCTCTGCCATGAGCTGACCTGAGCTTCTTTTTGGCATCTGATCTGCCATCTGCCATCGTCCACCGTCTTATCTGTCATTTGACTCCAATCTGGCAATGATGGCCAGCTTCCCTGGATCAATTATCGTATCCTGCCAAGGCATTGTACCCTAATATATTCATGTGACGCAAACACACAACTCGCCCGTCCCAATGCGCCCACCACACTCTTCTCATGCCCACGTCAACATGCATGTCTCACACCTCTTGTCATGGCCAAGTCGTGCTGTCGCGTTGCTGAGATAATCGCTTCGAGGACGTGCAATCTTCAGCGAACCCCACTGGGGCTACTTCGGCCCATCTTTGAAACAACAGAACAAACTCACTGTCACTTCCACCCGCGTTCCCACGAGACACCAATAGATCGCCCGAATGGTGCCCAACTACGAAATAGTATTTCGATAGCCATGCACTTTGTGATTGCTATGCCTTAGGGGGTCGGTGGCTGTAGACTTCTGTAAGGGCTAGGGAGTTCCTGCATACATTGATGCAGACGCCCATAGTTCTCTTCTTGTATAGCATCCTATGTTACACCATTCGTGGCAGCCACAAGTACTCGTCGTATGCAGCCACATGGCCTCTCTGACACCCATCGCTGTCTTGTGCACCTCGCCAAGCTTACAGGCACGTGTTAAGGCTCCATGTTCGCGAATCGCGCTAACGGATCGAGCGAGTGCCTTCCGGGCCTAGCTTCACCGCCCCTCAGAGCCGACCGCCGCTGACATCTGGACTTTTCCAAACTATACGCACGTTCAAAAAGAAACATATGGTGACGCTGTCGAGCACCAACACTGTACTAGTAATTGGCCTACTTACCCCCAGACCCAGAGCCACCGTCCTCCGTCTATTTCGGGCTTCAGCTGTGGCTTCTCAACATGCCATCCAAAACATCATgtccaatttccgagctCGACCGAGCATTATCCTCGTATGTGAACTCGCGGGAGGATACATTGAGGATCCGCCGGACGCTGTCAAAATACCTCATATCGAGCTTGAGGCCCGTCACCGCAGCAACACAGAATCAGCACTTAAATCATGAGTGTCCCCAAGGTCTTGCCGTAGCCAATACAAACCCACCAGGCTTGAAAGACACGCGCCTGGACTATCTCCAAGCTCTGCGCGCTAGGAACCAGGCCCTAGCTAGACATCGCGAACTCCAGGCTTCGCTAGAGCAGCTACGGGATCGTCATGTGGACGAGAACCCCACGCAACCAGAGTCGGAATACGACAATGACGTCACGCGTAGTTATGTGTCTTTATTGCGACAGCGCCGACGCTATGCAGAGCTTCAGGTAATCCAAGAGTCTCTTGAGAAGCTTCTGAGCGCGAAGCCTTCAAATGCTTCAGCGGACCCGCGAGACCTGATCAAAAGCGCAATTGGCGAACAACCAGACCTGCCTGTAGAGAGATTAGAGCACCTCTCACAAGCCGAAGATGATCAGGCCAGCATCTTCAAGCTCAAGCAGGAGGTACTCGAGGCAAGAGCAAGCATGGAACGAGCCCAAGCAGCAAGTAACAAGGCGCTAGAGGAAACCCGACAAGAACCCAGCCTACAGGCCCAAGTCTACGCCCTAGAACAAGCGAGAAACGAGATCGTAGACTGGGTTCAAGGCGAATTAGCCAAGATGGAAGAAGAAACCACCTTTCCGGAAGACGCCTCGCCCATGAAGCGCCCAGTGACTTCAGCCGCGCCCGTCGATCTTGCTTTTGCAGAGACCCAGGTGCGCGAGTCATACAACAAATACACAGCCACTCGCGCGCGTTTACTTGAAATATACGCGAGTTTCCAACAGCCGCTGGACATCCCATCACTCACCCAAGACAGCGCTGTACCTATCCCTCAATCCTCCACCACTGTCACCACCAAACCCCCCCAAACCAGAAAAGCCCATTTCAAAACTCCTTCCCCACCTCCCTCACCTCTCCCAAATCGCAAACAACGAGCGCGCCCTCCTTCAGCAATCTGTCTACCTGGAAACCCAAATCGCAGCCGCAGACCAGGACATTCAAGATACGTTACTTCGTCTCGCAGGCGAAAGCCACCTCCTGCCGCCCGCCGGCTCCAAGGACGTTGCCGCGTGGGGTAAGACCGCGAGGGAGGCTGAGACTGCCACGGACGAGTTTGTGAAGGCAAGGTTGGGAGAGAGTAGAAAGGAGGTCGGGGGTGTGAAGACGATTGTGGAGCTGTGCTCATTACAGGGAAGGGTTTTGGAGGCTGTATGAGGGGTCTGTGCAGGAGGTGGGGTGAGGTTCGTCTGATATGGTTTGGATAGATGAGGGGTGGGAGGTGGCACGTGGGAAGTACGTAGTAGGGGGGCTGTTTTAGGTAGTGGTAGGGTAGTAGGAGGGAAATCCCAGTATAGTTAAATATAGAGTTTTTTTGTTGCGAAACGTTGTGCGTGGTTTGTGCGGTTTGGGTTTGATGAGCTGACTCCACGGAGATTTTGTGGAGATGTCATTTGTGTTTCATGAGGAGTGTTTCATGGAGGGTGATGTGGGATATATAGTACGACTTCTCTGCGCCCATCACCAGTATTGAACCCATGTTTTTGTTTTAGTGTTGTCAACGGTCGGATTGTGAAGAGCTGGGTTTGATGTCTTcgccagactccgcaacaatcaatcgattgacatgattgattcctatataggttaaagaattacttcattaggcagcctttaacctagataggaatcaatcatgccgatccgattgattgttgcggagtctggtcTTCGCCCACAACAGAGGATGGCACAGCACATAAGTTTGGAAGGATGTCACTTTTCAAAACACACAGATATGTGAGCTTCTACTATCTAATTCGACACAACCAACGATAGTCTATGTCATACTTTTTTTTAGCAAAGAGGAAGATAGACATAGAAATCCCCAGTCACAGCACAAGACAGCATACGTAACTCCTCAGCTCGTTTTTTTAAAAAAAAAATATCCCAGGAACACAGACAATTTCCGCGACTGGATTTACCTCACAACCATGTCGAGTTCACCCAAAGTTCCCAATACAGGCAAGGAAAGATGGGGATCTCCAGACACAACCGAAGAATGATAGAAGTATGCGAGTTCCATTTTTTCACAAACCCACAAACATGTTGTATAGTTCTGTTGGATTTACAGCACGAACATCCGCAGTATTACCATATTCTTTTCAGCAAAGGCGAAGAATAAGCTGAAAATACCCTAACACAACAAAGGAAGATAATATGTATAGCTAGCGCATTTTTTTCTCAGACTCAGACAACCATGCGGACCTCTGCAGGAAGATTTTTCACACAACCGTCTTTTATTGGTATGGATGTTTTCTAGCAACACGGAGAAAATTTATTTTTGAACCACTGGACATGATACAACACAAGCCGGCATCTAGAACTTCAATCATTCTTTCAAAGTCCCACAAACATGTGTATTTATGATGGTAGATTTTTCACACAACCATTGCTTACTGGAGTGTAGGTTTTGTTAAAACGGGGAAGGGATAATACTTTTTAACCACCAGACACGGTACGACCCACCATacgaatgtattggagtgCTTTTTTTCAATCTCCCACAAACATTTGTGATCATGCCGTTAGATTTTTCACACAACGATGGCTTTTTGGTGTAGATGTTTTGTAAAAACAGGAAAGGAAGAACATTTTTAAACCAGACTCCGTACAAGCCACCATGCGGTTATAGAACGAGCTTTTTTTTTCTATCTCCGACAAACATGCGATCTTCCGCTGCAGGAATTTTCACACAACCATCCCTCGAGTTAATAACTTCTTTTTATCACACCAGAAGAAAGGTATAAAGCTTTTTAGGCACGCCACTCCACAGCATCCGAACCAAACTCCATGTTTTTAACATTCCCACAAACATGCGCAATTCGGCTGGCATGTTTTTCACGCAACTATACATCCAGCTTGTAGTTTCTTTTTATCATCCGAACAGATGAATTTTTTAAACCATCAGCTACACCACGCACCACCCCATCATGCGATATTTACCTGGTGATTTTAAACTCCCACAAACATGGGGATCTGGCCATCGATTTTCACACAACCATATCGTGTTGATATCTTTTTGGTAAAACATAAAAAACAGGAACCATCACTGTTCAACTCACTGTATTTTAGTGATTTTTTATAGGAATGCTGTGGTAGTGAGGAGGAGGAAAGAGGAAAGAAGTAAGAGAAGGAGTGGGTTTATATAGTTGAGTGCCAAGGATAGAAGCGGGGGCAAACAGCAAACGGGCAGAACGGATGCAGTTCTCTAAATTTTAGTGTTTCTGCCACATAGGGTGAGAAAAGTGGTTTGTCAAGGGACGAAAAGACTTGGGAACGATAGTTTATGTATCCTTTTCAGGCGGAAGACAGCCACATGACAGACGGCGATGCTGATTTAGAAGTTTTGGAACATCGGAACAGTGGGAATGGTAAAAAAAAAGGAGTGACAGCAAAGACCGAGACATTGTTCATTCTAGTACGTGGTTTTAGTTTTCAAGTTTAGAATACGAGATAAACGAGGGAGAGGTGTAAAGGTAAGAGGgagggaagaagagaggTTTTTAATAGCCTTAGTAGTAGAGTAACCTCCATAAGGCGAATCTCATACAAGTTTCCAAAGGcggaagaagagaagcaACCCATTTGATCGTGGGTTTCGTGTTTTTAAGTTTGATAGTTTAGGAGAATTTTATGTAAAAGGTAAAAGCTGAGAAGAAGGACGGGAAGGGGAGAAGTTTTATAGGTTTTTCTGGCGGAGTGAACTCCATGCGTTATGCTAATGGTAGTTTGCTAGAATAATTGGAGTAAGAGAGAGGGGAGCAAGTCATAAGCTTGTAGGATTGTGAGTTTTGAGTTTGAGATTTCTGCAAGAACGAGGTAAGAAGTAAGAGCAAAAGGAGAAGAGGAAAGGAAGGAGATTCAACGCGTTTCTGATAGGGCAGAGTTATGAAAGGGTAGTGATGGTTTTTGGAGTGGCGGGAAAGAAGACAGAGGAGCGAGCCATCTGGAAATCGACTTTAACTTTTCATAGATCTATGGTGTCGGGGTTTTCATATTCAAAGAGTAATAGGGGCGGAAGAGAAGTAGCTTTTCTAGAGATCCTTGGTGAGGCGGGTCTATATGGGAGACTGGATCCTGAGTTTCTATAGAAAAAAAGAGAGGGACAAGAGCAGTCATTCATCTTCGTGAACCATCTTTTTTGTTGTATATTTCAGAGAAATACAATGGGTAAGAAGTAGGAACGGGAGACGAGAAGCAATTCTATAGGCCTTTCGCGTTGGGCCGTCCCATTGATAGTATGTTCGTCTGTTTTTAGTAGAAAGAGGAAAAAAGACGCGTCAAAGTCATGATCCATGTCGGCATCCCGTTCTAATCATTCGCTCTTTTAGGAAGACTGTGTGTGGAGAAAGAGGAGAGAAAAGAGTAGGTGCGAATAGAGACCTTTATATACGTCCCCTGGCACCGCAGATTCATATGTAAGACAGGCTTCACCTTTTCTACAAGAAAAAGAGAACAAGTAAATCATCCATGGAGTGCGGACTGATTTTAAAACAGCGTTTCAGGAATGCGGGCTTGGAAAAAGGCGGAAAAGATACCGTCTAGTGTCTATTCAATGAAACTTTTCATGCTGCCTTTTTACGGCAGGACCAACTCATGGTAATCTTCTTTTTAGATCTTAGTATAGTTTTCAGTAAATTTTCGCAGAGTAAATTCAGGAGAGGGGAGAAAGAACGTGGAAGAAATATGTTTATATACGTCTCTGACGACGTGTATCCATTCGAATTTGAGTAGACGTTTTGGGATCCGAGGGCAAGAAAAGGGCACAGGCTATGAAGGTGGAGTTCTAGAAATTCCAATGTGAAGATTTAGAAGGAATGTTCTCGTAGCAAATAGAGTAAAGGAGGTAAAACAGGTTTAGAGCTACGATTAATAGATCTCACTAACGTCGTCAAGCCCACAAAGCTATCGATTTTGTTTTAGAATTAAGGACGAAAAGAGGGTACAGGTCATCCAGGGGAAGTATAGACATTTTGGATTAGATTTTGGAAAAAGGAGTCTCGTATCGTAAACTTAGAAAAGGGAAGGAAGATAGAGGTACCAATTATTCATGTTTATAGCGCCGTCGAGCCCATGGATCCATTAAATTTCCTTGTCAAGGTTTTTAGAAATCAGGACGGAAACAAAGATACAAGTCATTTCGATATTCACTTTGTCTTTCAATCTTTTTTAACCCCATTTTAGGTTGGTAGAGAAGGaggggaagaagagaaaCGGAGAGATACAATTCATATACGCCACTAGTCTCGTTGACTCATGAAACAAGGAATGCTGATATTTAAATTCAAAGGCTGAAAAGGAGGCAGAGAGCACGCAAGCCACACGGATATCTGCCCGCACGTTGAATCAAGTGTTTTACGAAAGATTTTATGAATCGGTTGAAGTAAGAAGAAAATGTCAGAGGATGATTTTATATAGGCTGCCAGCGTTTGTTGAGCCATGTAGAAGTGAATTCCGATCCTTTTTTTTAGGTAAGAGTGACGAAGAATGGACGCAGAAGAAGCACCTCTCCGCACTTCTACATGGGCATTTGGTCAAAGCGTTTTGGCAATACGGAATACACAATCGATATGGTAGGAGAAAAGTACGGAGGAATAATTTCAACACACACCGAGTGTCGTCGGCTCATGTATCCTGGTTGTACTGGTTTATAGTAAAAAGAAGGAAAGAGAGAAGCGGCTCATGGTACGTAATGATGTCTGATTTAGTAGCATATTTTCTGTGATGATAGTATGGAGAATaagaggagaagaagagcgAGGAAGTTATTTTTATACCAGTCTCTCCGGCCGCGCGGCTCCATCAGAGCTCTTCCGGGTGATTTACGAAACAGAGAAAGAGAAAGGACAAGACGCAAAACAAACCAAATAGGTTTTCTTCATATTAAGTAAGAGAGAACGCTCAGGCACGAAGGTCATGGCGTTGTCGTCTCTTAGATTTCACTGTCGGATTTTGACGTTTTCAATTCATGCATTCTGTTAGATTTTGACGGGAGAAGAAAAGGGAAGAAGTAGATTTTGTACTTGTCTTGCCAAAACAACAACATTAATAAAGCACACAGGAAGAGAAGAAGCCATTCATACTATTTTCATGTTCTTAATACCCTGAACTTTTAGAAATATCCGAGGAAAGGAGGCAGAGAACGATTGTATGCGCGTCTCCTGGATCCCACACCTCCATGTATCGCTTCACTTCAATGTTCGTAATGTAGGAAAGACTCGGAAACCCTTTATTTTTGGAGAGGTAGAGTAATTggaaaagagaaaaagagACACGGAGAATATTGTTATGCACGCAAACTTTTGATGCTAGAGTTTTCGGGAACATTTGTGAATCACAAAGCAGAGAGAGGGTAGAGAGGCAGGAGATGTTTATATTTCGACAACCAGGTCCGTGCACGTCTCCCCAAGACCTAGATAGcagagagagaaagaggaAGGCGCAAGGTCTACGCCCGGCGTTTCAAGCACATGAATGCGCGCCGAGACTTATTTTTTGGACGCGTAGTTTTCGCCACCACACATGCAACCATCACTTCGTCCGTTTTCTTCTCGCTATGATCTTCGAGCAACACGCCGGAAAGCGCAGAAGCCATTGGGGCAGCCAGCTGTGATTTAGAGCATTCAACAGTGCAGATATTTTTTCTCGATTCTCTCAGACTCATGGAGGGAGATGTAGGAAGATTTAATTCGCAAAGGAGAAAGGGCAGAAGCTACATTCCAATGCGACCTGTGATTTTTTAGTAAGAAGAATATTACAGAAAGTTTGTGTGTGTAAGAAGCAAAGGAGAAAGGCAGGGGGAAGGACTTTATATCTCCGCGTTCACCGTCCCCTAGCATACATGCTAGTAGTATTGAAGCAGGAGTCTTGCCCCTAGACAATTTTCGCCAAAGCAGACACACCTAGTCATGCTCCTCGACTTTCCTCTTTTCAGAAACTTGTATCGTACATAATTCATTCCTCCGGAGGAGCATAAACGCATGGCCCAGTGATGTGATGGTTTTCAAGTCCGGCACCTCCAACACATGTATTTTTCGTCAAGAGAATTTCAGAGCCCCGGACATGCCGTGAGGTGTATATGGTTTTAAAAAAACCAGACATTTGTAGATCATGTTCCTCATTTTACAAGAGTGCCAAACGATACATTGTATTCAGTTTCGAGTGCAGAGAAGAAAGGCCCACATATCATGTTTTTCGCGTCACTTTTAGTGTTCGAAACCAGAAAGAGAAAGAGTAGTATATTTTTAATTCCTTGGAAAACAAGGAGGAACCATGTCACGTAGTGCTAGCGTTTTTAGGACAAGAAGGAAAGCAACACACATGTAGTTGTCGACACGCAATTTAGGTAATGTCCCCTTTAATTGGAACTGATAGGGtgagaaagaagaagaagaaggagaacATAAGAAGAGAGGAGTTTACATACCGCTCTCAGGCCCTGATATTGCGCTAGCCCAGAATGGGTAAAAACTTTGATAGTTGGGTAAAGAAGTCGTGGTACGCacatcttcttcctcatccAGAGTTTTCAGAACCACATTCACATGCAATGTGATAAACAGGATTTCAAGATCTGCACATCCTGGTATCATCTCGTAATCTTGGTCGCTCGGCACAGCACACATCCATCAATCCTTCATAGGTATGTTTCGAAAACCAACAACAAACGCCTTTACCACGTCGTCGTTTCAAAAACCACACATCATTATGTT from Pyrenophora tritici-repentis strain M4 chromosome 8, whole genome shotgun sequence includes the following:
- a CDS encoding AAA-27 multi-domain protein; the encoded protein is MPSKTSCPISELDRALSSYVNSREDTLRIRRTLSKYLISSLRPVTAATQNQHLNHECPQGLAVANTNPPGLKDTRLDYLQALRARNQALARHRELQASLEQLRDRHVDENPTQPESEYDNDVTRSYVSLLRQRRRYAELQVIQESLEKLLSAKPSNASADPRDLIKSAIGEQPDLPVERLEHLSQAEDDQASIFKLKQEVLEARASMERAQAASNKALEETRQEPSLQAQVYALEQARNEIVDWVQGELAKMEEETTFPEDASPMKRPVTSAAPVDLAFAETQVRESYNKYTATRARLLEIYASFQQPLDIPSLTQDSAPISKLLPHLPHLSQIANNERALLQQSVYLETQIAAADQDIQDTLLRLAGESHLLPPAGSKDVAAWGKTAREAETATDEFVKARLGESRKEVGGVKTIVELCSLQGRVLEAV